In the genome of Bordetella avium, the window GCCGCGCCGCCGCGCCAGGATCACAATCCCTATGTCGATCTGGTGCCGCCGCAAGGTGTCAAACTCACGCCGCGCCACTATGCCTATCTGAAAATTTCCGAGGGCTGTAATCACCGTTGCAGCTTCTGCATCATCCCGTCGATGCGCGGCAACTTGGTGAGCCGCCCGGTGGGCGATGTGCTCAACGAAGCCGAGCGCCTGGTCAAGGCCGGCGTGAAGGAACTGCTGGTGATCTCCCAAGACACCAGCGCCTATGGCGTCGATCTGAAGTACCGCAGCGGTTTCTGGAACGGCCGCCCGGTCAAGACCCGCATGACCGAGCTGTGCGATGCGCTCTCGGAGCTGGGCGTCTGGACGCGTTTGCATTACGTCTATCCTTATCCCAGCGTGGACGACATCATCCCCCTGATGGCCGAGGGCAAGGTGCTGCCCTATCTGGACATTCCCTTCCAGCACGCCAGCCCGCGCATCCTGAAAGCGATGAAGCGTCCCGCCTTCGAAGACAAGACGCTGGCGCGCATCCACCAATGGCGGGCCGCCTGTCCGGACCTCACGATCCGCTCCACCTTCATCGTCGGATTCCCTGGCGAGACGGAAGAAGATTTCCAATATCTGCTGGACTGGATGAGCGAAGCCCAACTCGACCGCGTGGGTTGTTTCCAGTATTCGCCGGTGGAGGGCGCACCGGCCAATGCACTGGCCGGCATCGTGCCCGACGAGGTCAAGCAGGAGCGCTGGGAACGCTTCATGGAGCATCAGCAGGCCATTTCCGCTGCCCGCCTGCAAACCCGCATCGGCCGGGAAATCGATGTGCTGATCGACGAGGTCGATGAGGACGGCGCCGTCGGCCGCTCCAGCGCCGACGCACCCGAGATCGATGGTTGTGTCTATGTGTCGAGCGACACCCCGGTCAAGCCCGGCGACATGGTGCGCGTGCGCGTCACGGACGCCGATGAATACGATCTTTGGGCTGACCGCCTCTGATCACCGCATCCCCGTCTGCAAGCGTTGGCTGGCTGAGGCAAAGTCTCTATCGGCTCAACGACGGCAGGACCCAGGACAGAGACGGTGCTGGCGGGCAAACCCAAGCAATCGCGAGGCGAATAGCATGTCATCGAAAGCATTAAGCGGCATCCGTGTTCTCGAACTGGGTCAGCTCATCGCCGGCCCCTTTGCAGCCAAGATGCTGGGCGAATTCGGCGCCGAAATCATCAAGATCGAACCGCCAGGCAAAGGCGATCCGCTGCGCAACTGGCGCCTCCTCCACGAAGGCACCTCGGTGTGGTGGCAGGTGCAGTCGCGCAATAAGAAATCCGTCAGCCTGGACCTGCGCCAGCCGGAAGCCCAGGACCTGATCCGCAAGCTGGTGGCCGAGGTCGATGTCGTCATCGAGAACTTCAAGCCCGGCACGATGGAAGGCTGGGGTCTGGGCTGGGAAGACCTGCGCGCCATCAATCCGCGTCTGGTCATGCTGCGGGTGTCGGGCTACGGCCAGACCGGCCCCTACCGCGATCTGCCCGGTTTCGGCGCAATCGGCGAGGCCATGGGAGGCCTGCGCCACCTGAGCGGCGAACCGGGTCGCACGCCGGTGCGGGTCGGCATCTCCATCGGTGATTCACTGTCGGCCCTGCATGGCGTGATCGGCATTCTGATGGCGCTGCGCTCGCGCGACGCCACCGGCCAAGGCCAGATGATCGACGTGGCCCTGTACGAATCCGTTTTCAATATGATGGAAAGCCTGCTGCCCGAGTACGCCGTATTTCAGGAAGTGCGAGAACCCGCCGGCAGCAGCCTGCCCGGCATCGCGCCCAGCAATGCCTATCGTTGTGCAGACAACAAATATGTGCTGATCGCGGGCAACGGCGACAGCATCTTCAAGCGCCTGATGGCCGTCATTGGCCGCCCCGATCTGGCCGAACTGCCCGAACTGGCCAGCAATAGCGGCCGGGTCAAACATGTTGACATGCTGGATGCCGCGATTTCCGACTGGGCCGGCCGTCACAGCCAAGAGGCGGTGCTCGCCGCGCTCAACCAGGGCCAGATCCCGGCCGGCAAAATCTACGATGTGGCCGACATCGCCGCCGATCCGCACTATCGCGCGCGCGGCATGATCGTCGACACCACCCTGCCGGATGGCACGGCCATCCAGGTTCCCGGCATCGTGCCCAAGCTGTCGGGCACCCCGGGCGAAATCGCCAGCCCGGCGCCCGCGCTCGGGCAGCACACCGACGAGGTGCTGGAAAGCCTGGGTGTGAACGCCGAACAGCGCGCGCAATGGCGCGCGCGCGGCCTCATCTGAACAGACATCGTGGCGCCCGGGAGCACAACTGCCTCCCAGGCCACGCGCAGGAATAAATAGCCGCTTATCGAGGACAGCATCGTCCATCGACAAGCCCTCACCACGCAGTTTCGCCAAGACAGCCGCCCTCTTCTGCACCTGGCCCAAGGCGATTCCTACCCTGCACGCAAGCGGCATTGCCCGGACAGGCGGCCGCCATTGGCGCAGCCCGAAGCACCCTCCCCACCTTAGCCGCCGTTTCCTGCGCCACGGCGTATGCCGGTCCCCGTCCTGAGCGGGCCGCAAGCAATTGCGTACACTATTGCGGTTATCGATCCGGCCCGCTCAGGCCATGCGACACCATCATGTCTTTGAATCAAATCTGTGTGTATTGCGGCTCCAACAATGGCCGCCAACCCGAATACATCGAACAGGCCCGCGCCTTTGGCCGCGAACTGGTCAAACGTGATATCGGCCTGGTCTACGGCGGCGCCGCCGTCGGCCTGATGGGCGCCGTGGCCGATGCCGTCATCGAGGCGGGCGGCCGCGCCATCGGGATCATTCCCGAGCGGCTAATGCAAAAAGAACTGGCCCATCGCGGCCTGACCGAACTGCACGTCGTGCAAACCATGCATGAGCGCAAATCCATGATGGCCGAAAAGGCCGACGGCTTTGTCGCGCTGCCCGGTGGCGCCGGCACACTGGAAGAACTCTTCGAGGCCTGGACCTGGGCGCAACTGGGCATGCACCAAAAACCCTGCGGCCTGCTGAACATCGCCGGCTATTACGACGCTCTGGCGACTTTTCTGGACCATGTCGCCGACGAGGCTTTCATGCAGCCGCAGCACCGCGCCATGCTCTCCATTGAGGCAGATCCTGCCCTGCTACTGGACCGCTTCGCCAACTACGTCGCGCCCACCGTTCCCAAGTGGATCAAATAAGGGCGCACTGCGTTTCTGCAGCGCCCCCATAAAAAAAATGAATGCCGGCACGGCTCATCCCGCATGAAATACGCCCTCATCGCTTTCGATTTCGACGGCACACTCGCCGACACGCTGCCCTGGATGGAATCCATTCTTCACGATGTGGCGGAGAAGTTCGGATTTCGCAAACCGGATGCCCAAGAACGGGCGCAACTGCGCCAGCACAACGCTTTCGACATCATGAAGCAATTGGGTATCCCCATCTGGAAGGCGCCCGCCATTCTGGGCTTTGTGCGCCAGTCCATGGAAGAGGCGGTACCCAAGGTGGCGCTGTTTCCCGGCATCGACGCCATGCTGCGCGCCCTGCACGCCAGCGGCGCCCGTCTGGCCGTGGTCAGCTCCAATTCGACAGCCAATGTGCAGCGGGTGCTCGGGCCGGAGCTATCCGCCCTGATCCACGACTTTGCCTGCGGCAGCGATTTGTTCGGCAAGCCCGCCAAGCTGGAGCATTTGCTGCGCGCCACCCAGACCGAGGCGGCCCAGGCTATCCTGATTGGCGACGAAATCCGCGATATTGAAGCGGCGCGCAAAGTCGGCGTGGCCAGCGGAATCGTGGCCTGGGGCTATAACCGCGAACAGGTGCTGCGCGAACAAGCGCCCGACTTTGTCTTTACCGATGTGCAAGACCTCGCCCGGACTCTGCTCCCCTCTGCCTGACGACTTCGCCCATGACTCCCGATCCCCGCTATCTCATCACTGACACGCAAGCCCTGGCCGAGCTCTATGGCGAACCGGGCCAGGCTTCGCTGGCCAAAGAGCTGGATTATGTGCATCCCCACTACCGCGCCTTCATCGAAGCGTCGCCCTTCGCCACGCTGGCCACCAGCGGCGCGCAGGGCCTGGACGCTTCGCCGCGTGGCGACCCGGCCGGCTTCGTCGTGGTGGAAAACGACCGCACCCTGCTGCTGCCCGACCGGCGCGGCAACAACCGTATCGACAGCCTGCGCAATGTGCTGGAAGACCCGCGCGTGGCGCTGCTGTTCCTGATTCCAGGCGTGGGCGAAACGCTGCGCGTGAACGGCCGCGCCGAAATCAGCGTGGACCCGGCGCTGCTGGCGCGTTTCGCCATGGACGGCAAACCGGCGCGCTCGGTGCTGATTCTGCATGTCGAAAAAGTGTATTTTCAGTGCGCCCGCGCCATCGTGCGCTCCGGCCTGTGGGACCCGGCCAAACAGGTCGCCCGCGACAGCCTGCCCAGCACGGGCCGCATGCTGGCCGATGTCAGCGCAGGCGAAATCGACGGCGCGGCCTACGACCGCGATCTGCCTGAACGCATGAAGAAAACGCTGTATTAGGCCGGCTGCCAGCCGCGCACGAATACCTCGGCGGACTGGCGCTTGCCTCCAGCTTTTTGCAGTTCCAGCAAACGCAGCACGCCTTGGCCGGTGGCGATGTCCACACCTTGCGCGCTGGCGCGCAACACCGTGCCAGGCGCCGCAGGGCTGGATTCTGGCAAGGCCTCGGCCTGCCATACCTTGACCGGTTCATTCAGGCCCGGCAGGCGCAGGTTCGCGCCCGGCACGGGATTGAAGGCGCGGATGCGCCGCGCCAGCAACTCGGCGCTTTCGTCAAGCTTGAGGGCGGCTTCGGCCTTGTCGAGCTTGGCGGCATAGGTCACCCCTTGCTCGGGTTGTTTGCGCGGCGCGAGCGCCGGCAGGTCGGCCAATGCCGCCACGATGGCCTCGGCGCCCACGCGGGCGAGATCATCATGCAAGACGGCCGCCGTCGTCTCCGCGCCGATGGGCACCGTGCGCTCGAGTAGCATATCGCCGGTATCCAGGCCGTCGTCCATTTGCATAATGGTCACGCCGGTGCGCGCATCGCCCGCCTCGATAGCGCGCTGAATGGGTGCCGCGCCGCGCCAGCGTGGCAAAAGGCTGGCGTGGATATTCAGGCAACCGCGCGCGGGCAGCGCCAGCGTCCAGCGCGGCAGGATCAGGCCATAGGCCGCCACCACCATGACCTCGGGCGCGACAGCGACCAATCGAGCCTGAGCGGCCAGGGCCTCATCGGGATAGCGGCCGTCCAGACGCAGGCTGCGCGGCTGCGCCACTTCGATGCCGGCGGCCAGCGCCGCCTCCTTGACCGGGCTGGGCGTGAGTTTCAGGCCCCGGCCAGCAGGCCTGTCGGGCTGCGTCAAAACCAAAGGAATCTCATGCCCCGCGGCCAGCAATGCCTCCAGGGCCAGACGGGCGAATTCAGGGGTGCCGGCGAAAACTAAGCGCATCGGGAGCTATCCATTACGGGCCCGCAAACAGCGGGCGGGGGTTGTGCAAAGCCGTATTGTGACTACCGCCGCGACAAAAGCCCGCCAAAGCGGCGGGCCCTTCAGACGACGCTGCGCTCAGGCGCGCTGAGCTTCGCGCTCGGCTTTCTTCAGGCGGGTCTTGATACGGTTTTGCTTCAGGACAGACAGGTATTCGACAAACACCTTGCCGTCCAGATGGTCGATTTCGTGCTGCACGCACACGGCCAGCAGACCCTCGGCCTCGAACTCGAAAACCTTGCCATCGGTATCCAGCGCTTTGCAGCGGATACGAGCGGCGCGTTTGACTTCGTCGTAGATGCCCGGCACCGACAGACAGCCTTCTTCATAGACCTGGAGCTCTTCGCTCATCCAGGTGATCTCGGGATTGATCAGGGCGCGCAATTCATTACCGTCTTCGGAGACATCGATAACGATGACGCGCTCATGCACATCCACCTGGGTGGCGGCCAGACCAACGCCCGGCGCGTCGTACATGGTCTCGGCCATGTCTTTCACGAGTTGCCGGATGCGGTCGTCCACGACCGCGACCGGCTTGGCCACCTTGTGCAGGCGAGGATCGGGATAGCGCAGGATGGGAAGCAGGGCCATGAAAAGTCGGTAAAACAGAACGGCTTAAGGCTATATGATAGTTCATTAGAAACATGATTTCTAATAGTTTTCTACTAACTCCCCCATACCCTGCGCCCCGGGTTCAGGTCACGGCGGAGCGGGTCTGAAATTCGGGACGGCTCCAGGCGCGCGTGTCCAGCACGTCGCGCAGAATTTCCACCGCATCCCAGACATCCGCATAGCCCAGATAAAGCGGCGTGAGCCCGAAGCGCAGCACCTCGGGCTCGCGGTAATCGCCGATAACGCCGCGCGCGATCAAGGCCTGCATGACCGCATAGCCTTCGGGATGGCGAAAGCTGATATGGCTGCCGCGCCGCGCATGCGCCTCGGGCGTGATGAGCGTGAGCGGATGCGAGGCGCAACGGTCGCGCACCAGCGCGATGAACAGATCGCCGAGCGCCAGGGATTTGCGCCGCACCTCCGACATATCGGCCTGCGCAGCGATATCCAGCCCGCATTCGACCAAGGCCAGCGAGGTCACCGGCTGCGTGCCGCAAAGATAGCGCCGTATGCCCGCCGCCGGCGCATAGCGGTCCGACATGGCGAAAGGCTGGCTGTGGCTCCACCAGCCCGAAAGGGGTTGCCAGAAGGCATCCTGATGACGCGGCGCCACCCAGATAAAGGCCGGCGATCCCGGACCGCCGTTGAGATATTTATAGGTGCAGCCCACGGCGAAGTCCGCGCCATCGGCCGACAGCGACAGGGGCACGGCGCCCGCAGCGTGAGCGAGGTCCCAGATGACCAGCGCGCCATGCTCGTGGGCCAACGCGGAAACCGCCGCCATGTCATACATGGCCCCGCTGCGGTAATTCACGTGCGACAAGGCCAGGACAGCCACGTTGTCATCCAGCGCGGCCTCCAGCGGCAGATGCTCGTCGATCAGGCGCAGCTCATAGCCCTTGTCGAGAAAGTCCATCATGCCTTCGATCATGTAGAGATCGGTAGGAAAGTTATCCCGCTCGGAGACGATGACACGCCGAGCGGGCGCGTCGCGGCCCTGTATACGCAAGGCGGCGGCCAGCGCCTTGAAAAGATTAAGCGAGGTGCTGTCGGTCACGACGACCTCTTCACCCGCCACGCCCAACAAGGGGGCAAGCTTGGCGCCCAGGCGCGCAGGCAGGTCAAACCAGCCGGCCGTATTCCAGCTGCGGATCAAGCCCTGCCCCCATTCCTCCTGCACCACGGCCTGCGCCCGCGCGGCGGCGGCGCGGGGCTTGGCCCCTAGGGAGTTGCCATCGAGATACAGCACGCCGGCGGGGAGGTCGAACTCGGCTTTGATTGAAGCGAGCGGGTCGGCCCGATCGGCGGCCAGACAGTCTTCACGGGTTTGCATAGGTCAGGGCAGGAGAGACAAGATGGCTTCATACTAGCAGCGGCAGGCCCACGCCGTATTGCAAAGACAGGATGACAAACCTCCTGATTTGCAGGATTATGCGAAGAAAATCTATCAAAAAAGCAGAATCTGCGAAAAATGACCCTGGATACGATTGACTGCCGGATACTGGCCCTGCTGCAAAAGGAAGGACGCATCAGCAACCAGCTGCTGGCCGAGCGCGTGGCGCTCTCGCCTTCGGCCTGCCTGCGGCGTCTGCGTGCGCTGGAAGACGGCGGCGTGATTCTGGGTTATCAGGCCGTCATCGACCCGGCCCGGCTCGGGCTGGGCTTTGAAGCCTTGGTGCATGTATCGCTGGATCAGTCGCAACCCGGCTGGCATGAAGCCTTTGTGGCCTGCTTGGCGCAATGGCCCGAAGTGCATGAAGCCAGCATCGTCACCGGCGCCAGCAATTATGTGCTGCAAGTCCGCACCAGCGATCTGGCT includes:
- a CDS encoding HAD family hydrolase, with the translated sequence MKYALIAFDFDGTLADTLPWMESILHDVAEKFGFRKPDAQERAQLRQHNAFDIMKQLGIPIWKAPAILGFVRQSMEEAVPKVALFPGIDAMLRALHASGARLAVVSSNSTANVQRVLGPELSALIHDFACGSDLFGKPAKLEHLLRATQTEAAQAILIGDEIRDIEAARKVGVASGIVAWGYNREQVLREQAPDFVFTDVQDLARTLLPSA
- the def gene encoding peptide deformylase, yielding MALLPILRYPDPRLHKVAKPVAVVDDRIRQLVKDMAETMYDAPGVGLAATQVDVHERVIVIDVSEDGNELRALINPEITWMSEELQVYEEGCLSVPGIYDEVKRAARIRCKALDTDGKVFEFEAEGLLAVCVQHEIDHLDGKVFVEYLSVLKQNRIKTRLKKAEREAQRA
- a CDS encoding Lrp/AsnC family transcriptional regulator yields the protein MTLDTIDCRILALLQKEGRISNQLLAERVALSPSACLRRLRALEDGGVILGYQAVIDPARLGLGFEALVHVSLDQSQPGWHEAFVACLAQWPEVHEASIVTGASNYVLQVRTSDLAAFSNFVVDKLNRVHGVREICSHIVMRKVKAPGIAPAADPINQAGSNR
- the fmt gene encoding methionyl-tRNA formyltransferase, coding for MRLVFAGTPEFARLALEALLAAGHEIPLVLTQPDRPAGRGLKLTPSPVKEAALAAGIEVAQPRSLRLDGRYPDEALAAQARLVAVAPEVMVVAAYGLILPRWTLALPARGCLNIHASLLPRWRGAAPIQRAIEAGDARTGVTIMQMDDGLDTGDMLLERTVPIGAETTAAVLHDDLARVGAEAIVAALADLPALAPRKQPEQGVTYAAKLDKAEAALKLDESAELLARRIRAFNPVPGANLRLPGLNEPVKVWQAEALPESSPAAPGTVLRASAQGVDIATGQGVLRLLELQKAGGKRQSAEVFVRGWQPA
- the kynU gene encoding kynureninase, with amino-acid sequence MQTREDCLAADRADPLASIKAEFDLPAGVLYLDGNSLGAKPRAAAARAQAVVQEEWGQGLIRSWNTAGWFDLPARLGAKLAPLLGVAGEEVVVTDSTSLNLFKALAAALRIQGRDAPARRVIVSERDNFPTDLYMIEGMMDFLDKGYELRLIDEHLPLEAALDDNVAVLALSHVNYRSGAMYDMAAVSALAHEHGALVIWDLAHAAGAVPLSLSADGADFAVGCTYKYLNGGPGSPAFIWVAPRHQDAFWQPLSGWWSHSQPFAMSDRYAPAAGIRRYLCGTQPVTSLALVECGLDIAAQADMSEVRRKSLALGDLFIALVRDRCASHPLTLITPEAHARRGSHISFRHPEGYAVMQALIARGVIGDYREPEVLRFGLTPLYLGYADVWDAVEILRDVLDTRAWSRPEFQTRSAVT
- a CDS encoding LOG family protein, producing the protein MSLNQICVYCGSNNGRQPEYIEQARAFGRELVKRDIGLVYGGAAVGLMGAVADAVIEAGGRAIGIIPERLMQKELAHRGLTELHVVQTMHERKSMMAEKADGFVALPGGAGTLEELFEAWTWAQLGMHQKPCGLLNIAGYYDALATFLDHVADEAFMQPQHRAMLSIEADPALLLDRFANYVAPTVPKWIK
- the rimO gene encoding 30S ribosomal protein S12 methylthiotransferase RimO, coding for MSKTGRAPRVGFVSLGCPKALVDSERILTQLRTEGYEVTPEYNDADVVVVNTCGFIDSAKAESLDAIGEALAENGKVIVTGCMGVEESAIRSVHPSVLAVTGPQQYEQVVQAVHSAAPPRQDHNPYVDLVPPQGVKLTPRHYAYLKISEGCNHRCSFCIIPSMRGNLVSRPVGDVLNEAERLVKAGVKELLVISQDTSAYGVDLKYRSGFWNGRPVKTRMTELCDALSELGVWTRLHYVYPYPSVDDIIPLMAEGKVLPYLDIPFQHASPRILKAMKRPAFEDKTLARIHQWRAACPDLTIRSTFIVGFPGETEEDFQYLLDWMSEAQLDRVGCFQYSPVEGAPANALAGIVPDEVKQERWERFMEHQQAISAARLQTRIGREIDVLIDEVDEDGAVGRSSADAPEIDGCVYVSSDTPVKPGDMVRVRVTDADEYDLWADRL
- a CDS encoding pyridoxamine 5'-phosphate oxidase family protein, translating into MTPDPRYLITDTQALAELYGEPGQASLAKELDYVHPHYRAFIEASPFATLATSGAQGLDASPRGDPAGFVVVENDRTLLLPDRRGNNRIDSLRNVLEDPRVALLFLIPGVGETLRVNGRAEISVDPALLARFAMDGKPARSVLILHVEKVYFQCARAIVRSGLWDPAKQVARDSLPSTGRMLADVSAGEIDGAAYDRDLPERMKKTLY
- a CDS encoding CaiB/BaiF CoA transferase family protein encodes the protein MSSKALSGIRVLELGQLIAGPFAAKMLGEFGAEIIKIEPPGKGDPLRNWRLLHEGTSVWWQVQSRNKKSVSLDLRQPEAQDLIRKLVAEVDVVIENFKPGTMEGWGLGWEDLRAINPRLVMLRVSGYGQTGPYRDLPGFGAIGEAMGGLRHLSGEPGRTPVRVGISIGDSLSALHGVIGILMALRSRDATGQGQMIDVALYESVFNMMESLLPEYAVFQEVREPAGSSLPGIAPSNAYRCADNKYVLIAGNGDSIFKRLMAVIGRPDLAELPELASNSGRVKHVDMLDAAISDWAGRHSQEAVLAALNQGQIPAGKIYDVADIAADPHYRARGMIVDTTLPDGTAIQVPGIVPKLSGTPGEIASPAPALGQHTDEVLESLGVNAEQRAQWRARGLI